Sequence from the Amycolatopsis sp. NBC_00345 genome:
CCACCCGGGGCTCGCCGTCCACCCGCGCGGACTCGGCCAGGTAGTAGTAGGTCCGGCCGCCGATCCGCTTCCCGATCACCGATGCCACACTTTAGGTAATACACGCGGACCCGGTGATCGACAACCTTCCCGGCCCGCTGACCTGCGCCGACGATCTTCGGTTCCGAACGGGTGAGCCAGTGACGGGTGGAGCACTGGTCGGCCGCCCGGCGCGGACCTAGCGTGGCGGGAATGGCACCCGATCCTGACCTGACCGCCCCCACCCCGTCGGCGATGCGACGTGCGCTCGCCCGGGCCCGGGACGGGAAGACGCTCGACGTCGCCGAGTCCACCGTGCTGCTGCACGCCCGCGGCGAAGACCTGGCGACGCTGTCCGAACACGCCTCCCGGATCCGTGACGCCGGCCTCGAAGAAGCCGGGCGCGCGGGCATCATCACCTACAGCCGCAAGGTCTTCATCCCGCTGACCCGGCTGTGCCGCGACCGCTGCGGCTACTGCACGTTCGTCACCGTGCCGGGGCGGCTGGAGTCGCCGTTCCTGTCCCCCGACGAGGTCCTCGACATCGCGCGCAAGGGCGCGGAGATGGGCTGCAAGGAAGCGCTGTTCACGCTCGGCGACCGGCCGGAGGACCGCTGGCAGGCCGCCCGCGACTGGCTCGACGCGCACGGCTACGACGACACCCTTTCCTACGTCCGCGCGATGGCCATCCGCGTGCTGGAGGAGACCGGCCTGCTGCCGCACCTCAACCCCGGGGTGCTGAGCTGGCAGGACTTCCAGCGGCTCAAGCCCGTGGCGCCGTCGATGGGCATGATGCTGGAGACCACCGCGACCCGGCTGTGGAGCGAGAAGGGCGGCCCGCACTACGGCTCGCCGGACAAGGACCCCGCCGTCCGGCTGCGGGTGCTGGAGGACGCCGGGCGCAGTTCGGTGCCGTTCACCACCGGGGTGCTGATCGGCATCGGCGAGACGCACGAAGAGCGCGCCGACGCGTTGTTCGCCATCCGCAAGACCGCGCGGGAGTACGGCGGCATCCAGGAAGTCATCGTGCAGAACTTCCGCGCGAAGCCGGACACTAAGATGCGCGCCACCCCGGACGCTGACCTCGAGGAGCTGGCGGCCAACATCGCCGTCGCGCGGCTCGTGCTCGGGCCGAAGATGCGCATCCAGGCGCCGCCGAACCTGATCGGCAACCAGTACGACCTGATGATCCGCGCCGGGATCGACGACTGGGGCGGCGTTTCGCCGCTGACCCCGGACCACGTGAACCCCGAGCGCGCCTGGCCGCAGATCGACCAGCTGGCGCGCCAGACCGAGAAGGCCGGCTACCAGCTGCGCGAGCGGCTGACCATCTACCCCGAGTACGTGAACATCGGCGAGCCGTGGCTCGACCCGCGCATCACCCGGCACGTGGCCGCGCTCGTCGACCCGGCGACGGGGCTGGCGCGCGAGGACGCGATGCCGGTCGGCATCCCGTGGCAGGAGCCGGACGGCGGCTGGCAGCAGTCGGGCCGCACGGACCTGCACACCGAGATCGACACCACCGGCCGCACCGACGACCGGCGCGGCGACTTCGACTCGGTCTACGGCGACTGGAACGAGCTCGCCGGCAAGATCAAGTCCGGCCCGCAGAAGTTCGACACCGACGTGCTGGAAGCCTTGCGCAGCGCGGAAAAGGACCCGGCCGGCCTGTCCGACGACGCGGCGCTGGCGCTGCTGCACGCCGACGGCCCGGAGCTGGACGCGCTGACCAAGCTGGCCGACGACCTGCGCCGCGAGGTGGTGGGCGACGACATCACGTTCGTCGTCACGCGGAACATCAACTTCACCAACGTCTGCTACACGGGTTGCCGCTTCTGCGCCTTCGCGCAGCGACGCACGGATGCCGACGCGTACACGCTGTCGCTGGATCAGGTCGGCGACCGCGTCGACGAGGCGTGGGCCGCGGGCGCCACCGAGATCTGCATGCAGGGCGGCATCCACCCGGACCTGCCGGGCACCGCGTACTTCGACCTGGCGGCCGAGGTGAAGCGGCGGCAGCCGGACATCCACCTGCACTCCTACAGCCCGATGGAGGTCGTCAACGGCGCCTCGCGGACCAACCTGTCCCTCCGGGACTGGCTGATCCGCGCGAAGGAGTCCGGAGTGGACTCCCTGCCGGGCACCGCGGCGGAGATCCTCGACGACGACGTGCGGTGGGTGCTCACCAAGGGCAAGCTGCCGACGTCGGCGTGGATCGAGGTGGTCACCACGGCGCACGAGATCGGGCTGCCCACGACGTCCACGATGATGTACGGGCACGTCGACAACCCGAGCCACTGGGTCGGGCACCTGAAGCTGCTGGCCCGGCTGCAGCGCGAGGGCATGGAGAAGAACGGGCGGCGCGGGTTCACCGAGTTCGTGCTGCTGCCGTTCATCCACCAGAGCGCGCCCATCTACCTGGCCGGCCTCGCCCGCGCGGGGACCACGCTGCGCGAGAACCGGGCGGTGCACGCGCTGGCCCGGCTGCTGCTGCACGGCACGTTCGACAACATCCAGAGCTCCTGGGTGAAGCTCGGCGAAGAAGGCAGCCGCGCGGTGCTGCAGGGCGGTGTCAACGACATCGGCGGCACGCTGATGGAGGAGACGATCAGCCGGATGGCCGGCGCGGCGAACGGCTCGTACAAGACCATCAGCGACATGCGCGCGATGGTCGAGCCGCTGGGCCGTCCGCTGCGCCAGCGGACCACGGGCTACGGCACACCTTCGGCGGAGCGGATCGCCGCGGCGGACGCGTCGGACGGGGTGGCGACGGCGGTGCGCAAGCCGCTGCTGCCGCTGCTGACTCCGTAGCCTGACTCCGTAGCCGCTCGGTGGCGGGCGCCCGGTCGAGGGGCGCCCGCCACTGCCGCGTCCGCCGCCGGTCCTCGTGGCCGGCCGCGGTTACCCACCGCCGTGACCAGCGGCGACGGGTGATGACGTTGTGTCACCGCTCACAAACCGACGGTTGAGCGGCGGGGATCTGTGCTACCTCTTTGCCTCACGACCAGGGCGGCCGCTGCCCGGGGTCGAGCCCCAGGAGCCCTCGAAGACGTGGGATCCCCCGGCCGAGAGGACCTCGATGAGCACCTCCGTGGCGCCACTGGAAATGGTCGACACCGACCGCTACCCGCTCACCGCCCCGGGCAGCCCGGCCTGGCTGGCGACCGTCGGGCGCACGCGCGCGGACCTGGCCGACGCCGGCTGCAGCGTGCTCACCGACTTCATCCGGCCCGAGCTGCGCGAGGTGCTGCGCACCGAGTGCGCCGGGCTGGAACCGCACGCCTACACCAAGATCGAACAGGTCAACGCCTACAACACCGCGATCGGCGCGCCGCTGCCCGAAGGCCACCCCGGGCGGACGATCATGGAACGCGGCAACGCCTTCGTCGCGCGCGATCACATCCCCGCGTCGTCGATCATCAGCCGGCTCTACACCAGCCCGCTGTTCCAGCGCTTCGTGGCCGACTGCTTCGGCCTGCCGGAGCTGCACGAGCTCGCGGACCCGCTGTCCGGGCTGACGCTCAACGTGATCGCGCCCGGGCGCGCGCATCCGTGGCACTTCGACACGAACTCCTACACCGTCAGCCTGCTGACACAGGGCGCGGCCGAGGGCGGGACGTTCGAGCACTGTCCGAACATCCGGTCCGCGGCCGAGGAGAACTTCGCCGCCGTACGGTCCGTGCTGGCCGGTGACGGCGCCTATCCGGTGCAGCGCCTCGCCCTCCGGCCGGGCGATCTGCAGCTGTTCCAAGGACGCTTCGCCTTGCACCGGGTCAGTACGGTGAAGGGCGGGATCGCGCGCCACTCGGCGATCTTCGCCTACAGCGAGCGCCCGGGGACAGTCGGCAGTGCGGAACGGACCAGGCAGCTGTTCGGCCGGGTCCTGCCCGCGCATCTGGCCGGCCGCACCGACCGGGGCGACGAGCTGCTCGACTAGATCAGGCACGGCCGCGGACCTCGCCGCCGTGCTCGAGACCTCCGACGAAGAAGGATGATCGTGAGCAGTCCGGAATGGTCCACCCGCACCTTCGGCAACGAGGACCGGCTCCCCCGCGTCCCCGTTCCCACGCTGCCGGACAGCGGCCGCCGCTTCCTCGAGTGGTGCGCACCGCTGCTGACGCCGGAGGAGCTGGCCGAGACCGAAGCAGCGGTCGCGGAGTTCCTCGCACCGGGCAGCCCCGCCCACGAGCTGCAGGCCGCGCTGGTGGAGTACGACGGCTCACCCGGGGTGCACAGCTGGCTCGACACGTTCTGGCCGTACCGCTACCTCGGCCGCCGCGACCGGATCGCGCTCAACGCCAACTTCTTCTTCCTGTTCCAGGACTCCCCGCTGGGCCAGGTGGAGCGCGCGGCCGAGCTGGCCGCGGCCGCCGTGGACTACAAGCTCCGGGTCGACGACGAGCTGCTGCCGCCGGTGCTCGTGCGCGGAGCTCCGCAGTCGATGGTGCAGCACAAGTTCCTGTTCTCGGCCACCCGCATCCCGGGCGCGGTGCTGGACACCGTGCGCACGCCGTACCGCGAGGGGTGGGCAGGGCCGTCGCACGAGCGGCACATCGTCGTGTTCCACCGGAACACACCGTTCCGGCTGGACGTCCTCGCCGAGGACGGCCGGCCGTACTCCCCCGAGCAGATCGCGGACGGCCTCCGCGCGATCGTCAAGGGCGATCACGCCACCGACGTCGCCGCCGGGCACTTCACCACGAAAGCCCGCGCGGAGTGGGCCGCTTCGCGGGCCGCGTTGATCGAGGCGGGGAACGGCGAAGCGCTGGAAACCATCGAGACGGCGTTGTTCTGCCTGTGCCTGGACGAGTTCACCCCGTCGACCGCGCTCGAAGCCTGCGACCGGCTGCTGCACGGTGACAGCGGCAACCGCTGGTTCGACAAGGCCGTGTCCCTGGTCGTGTTCGAGGACGGCACCGCGGGGATCAACGTCGAGCACTGCGAGCTCGACGGCACCACGATTCTGGGCTTCACCGACGCGCTGCTGAGCGGTGCGCGGGAACCGCGGGAGGCCGCCGACGGCGTGCCGGGCTTCGAGCCGATCGAGTTCACGCTCACCGATGCCCTCCGGGAAGACGCTCGCGCCGCGGCGGAAGCATTCAAGGCGTACGCGGACGCCACCGCGACTGAAGCGGTGTCGTTCGACTTCGGCGCCAACCGCGCGAAGGAACTCGGGATGTCGCCGGACGCCTTCGCGCAGATGTCGTACCAGCTGGCCCACCGTCGGGCGAAGGGCCTGACGGGCGCGACGTACGAGTCGATCGCCACCCGGCAGTTCCAGCACGGCCGCACCGAGGCGATGCGAGTCGTCACGCCCGAGGTGGTGCGCTTCGCCGACGTCCTGACCGACGAGAACGCTTCCACTGACGAGAAGCGGAAAGCGTTGCGGGCAGCGGCGGCGAAGCATGTCGCACGGGCGAAGGAATGCCAGGCCGGGGACGCGCCGGAACAGCACCTCTGGGAACTGCAGCTGATCGCGCAACGTCGTGGGGACACCGAAACCCCGGCGCTGTACACCAGCCCGGGCTGGCTGAAGATGCGCGCGGACTACCTGAGCACCAGCTCGGCGCCGTCGGTCAACATCCAGTACTTCGGCTTCGGCTCGACGAGCCCGCAGTGCATCGGCGTCGCGTACGTGCTCCTGCCGGACCGCTGGAACATCTACCTCAGCACACCGAAGCACGTCTCGGCGGAGATGTACCGCTTCGCGGACGAGCTGGCCCGCGCGGTGCGCGAACTGCAGGAGCTGCTCGCCACCGAGTGAGGTGTTTTCCTTGCGGTGGCGGGGTTTCACGGGTTGCGGTGCAGGCGCCAGAGCGCGAGGGCGAGCTGGAGCCGCAGACGGCCCGGCGGGGTGCGGACCGGCCAGCCGAGCAGGTGTTCGGCGTGGGTGAGGCGTTCCTGCAACGTGGAGTGATGCAGGGTCAGCGCGGTGGCCGCCGCGCGCAGGCTGGCGGCGCCGGCCACCGCGACGAGCGTCTGCAGCACCCACGGCGCCGCGGCCCGCGCTTTTTCGACGGCTTCGACGTCGGCGACCGGCTGAGTCGACGGGCTGACTGCCTCGGCTAGGACGGCCAGTCCGCCGAGATCGGCGAACTCCACCACGCGGGGGCCTGGATCGGCTTCGGTGCCCTCGGCGGTGAAGCGCAACGCCGTGCGGGCGGCGGCCCAGGAAGCGGGCAGATCGCGTACGGGGACAACGGGTCCGAGACCGGCGCGGCCGGGTTGCGGCTCACCACCGGATGACTCACCAGCCTGCGTCCGGAACGCTGACCCGACCGCGGTGGTGCGGCTGCTCGCGGGCCAATCTCCCGGCGGCGCCAGCACGGCCCGGCCGCCGGGCAGGGCCACGGCGCGGGCGGTGTCGCCCAAGCCCAGGCGGCGGGCCAGGCGGAGGCGGGTCTTCTCGTCGACCGTCGCTCGTGAGTGGCGATGACGGTTCTAACCGTCATCGCCACTCACGAGTCCTTAGCCGAGCACCCGCCGCAGCCACGACGCGCGGACTTCGCGGGCCTGCTGGGAAAGCGCGGCCTGCGGCGCCACCCCGTCGAAGCCGTGGAAGGCGCCGGGCCACATGTGCACCTCGGCCGGAACCCCCGCCAGCGAAAGCCGCGTCGCGTAGGTGATCACCTCGTCGCGGAAGGTTTCGGCGCTGCCGACGTCCAGGAAAGCGGGCGGCAGGCCGGAAAGGTCCGTCGCGCGGGCCGGGGCGGCGTACGGCGAGACGTCGGGGCCGCCGCGGGCGTCGCCGAGCAGCGCGGTCCAGCCGACGTTGTTGGCGGTCCGGTCCCAGCTGCCGGCGCCGGCCATCTGGTACGCCGACGGGGTGTTGTTGCGGTCGTCCAGCATCGGGTACAGCAGCAGCTGGCCGAGCAGCGCCGGGCCGTTCCGGTCGCGCGCCAGCAAGGTCACCGCGGCCGCCAGCCCCCCGCCCGCGCTCGCGCCGCCGACGAGCACGCGCTCCGGGTCGATGCCGAACTCCGCCGCGTGCTCGACCGTCCACTTCAGACCGGCGTAGCAGTCCTCCACCGGCGCGGGGTGCGGGTGCTCCGGCGCCACGCGGTAGTCGATCGCGACGAACGCGAGCCCCAGCTCCCGCGCGTACTGCTTGAGGAACAACAGGTCCCGGCCGCGGTTCCCGCCCAGCACCATGCCGCCGCCGTGCAGCCAGTAGAGCACCGGCACCGCGGTGGTGACGCCCGCCGGCCGGCCGACGATCGCCGGGACCGGGCCGTCCGGGCCGTCGGCCTCGACCTCCCACAGCTCGATCGTGCCGTCCGCGGTCAGGTCTTCGAGCGGCAGCTGCCGGGAAGCGACGGCCTCGCGCACCACGGCGAGCGACTCGAACGAGTCGAGCCGGGGCATCTCGGCCCGGACCACCGCCAGCGCCGCCGCCAGCTCGGGGTCGTACGGCACCGGCGGGCCGATCCGCGGGCGCGTCGACGGGTCGGTCGCGGTCATCTCGATACCTCCAGGGGTCTCCACCGGTCGGGATCGATCTTCGTCGCGACCGGCCCGGCCGCGCCTCAGCCACGCGGCGGGAATGCCCCGCCATCCGGCGGGGCGCGGTGAAGGCCTCCTTGCCCGCGTGGCACGGAGGCCTTCACGGACCGGGGAGCAGGTGAAAGATGACCGGTCCGGGGGCTGATCGGGGTGACCGTTCACCGGAACTGGGCCGAACGCCGCAGCCGTGGTCATGATCGACCGCGCTTGTCGAAATTTTGCGTAAGTCCGTCCAAGTATTGCGATTCCCTGTCAGAAATTCGTATGATCCAGCTCACACTGTCCCCACCAGTGCACACGAGCCCAAGAAAGGTGAGTGCTGCTCCCGTGACTCCCCCAGGTGTCTTCAGCGCGCCCGAAAAACGCCCACCGGCCACCGGAAAACGCAGAATCGCCGCGCTGACCAGCGCGGTGCTGGCGGCCGCCGGGCTGACGGCGCTGACGCTCGCCGCCTCCCCCGCCCTGCCCGCGGCAGCCGCCCCGGCCGCGTCCGGCTCGGCCCTCGCCGTCGCCGGACGCGGCGCCACCGTCCCGTTTGTGGAGCAGGAAGCCGAAAACGCGGCCACCAACGGCACCGTGATCGGTCCCGACCGCGCGGCGGGCACGCTCGCCGGCGAGGCGTCCGGGCGCAAGGCCGTGACGCTTTCGGGCCAGGGCCAGTACGTCGAGTTCACCCTGAGCGCGCCGTCGAACTCGCTCGACTTCCGCTACAGCCTGCCCGACAACGCGCAGGGCACCGGGATCAACGGCAAGATCGCCGTTTACGTCAACGGCGCCCACAACCGCGACCTCGACCTCACCTCGCGCTACAGCTGGTACTACGGCGGCTACCCGTTCAGCAACGACCCGGGCCAGGGCAAGGCGCACCACTTCTACGACGAGGTCCGCACCCTCTTCCCGGCCAGTTACCCGCAGGGCACCAAGATCCGGATCCAGGTCGACGCCGGCGACGTCACCCCCGCGACCATCGACCTCGCCGACTTCGAGCAGGTCGCCGCGGCGAAGACCCAGCCGGCGAACTCCTTGTCCGTCACGGCCTACGGCGCCACTTCGGGTGACGCCACGGACGACGCGGCCGCGTTCGACGCCGCCGTGGCCGCCGCCAAGAGCCAGGGCAAGGAGGTCTGGATCCCGGCGGGCACGTTCGTGCTGAACCACCACGTGACGGTGGACCAGGTGACCGTGCGCGGCGCCGGCCCGTGGTACTCCGAGCTGCACGGCTCGCGCGCGGGCATCTTCGGCAAGGGCGAGCCGGCCAGCTGCAGCACCCCGACCTACCCCGGCAACCCGGCGGTTCCCGGCAGCAGCA
This genomic interval carries:
- a CDS encoding bifunctional FO biosynthesis protein CofGH yields the protein MAPDPDLTAPTPSAMRRALARARDGKTLDVAESTVLLHARGEDLATLSEHASRIRDAGLEEAGRAGIITYSRKVFIPLTRLCRDRCGYCTFVTVPGRLESPFLSPDEVLDIARKGAEMGCKEALFTLGDRPEDRWQAARDWLDAHGYDDTLSYVRAMAIRVLEETGLLPHLNPGVLSWQDFQRLKPVAPSMGMMLETTATRLWSEKGGPHYGSPDKDPAVRLRVLEDAGRSSVPFTTGVLIGIGETHEERADALFAIRKTAREYGGIQEVIVQNFRAKPDTKMRATPDADLEELAANIAVARLVLGPKMRIQAPPNLIGNQYDLMIRAGIDDWGGVSPLTPDHVNPERAWPQIDQLARQTEKAGYQLRERLTIYPEYVNIGEPWLDPRITRHVAALVDPATGLAREDAMPVGIPWQEPDGGWQQSGRTDLHTEIDTTGRTDDRRGDFDSVYGDWNELAGKIKSGPQKFDTDVLEALRSAEKDPAGLSDDAALALLHADGPELDALTKLADDLRREVVGDDITFVVTRNINFTNVCYTGCRFCAFAQRRTDADAYTLSLDQVGDRVDEAWAAGATEICMQGGIHPDLPGTAYFDLAAEVKRRQPDIHLHSYSPMEVVNGASRTNLSLRDWLIRAKESGVDSLPGTAAEILDDDVRWVLTKGKLPTSAWIEVVTTAHEIGLPTTSTMMYGHVDNPSHWVGHLKLLARLQREGMEKNGRRGFTEFVLLPFIHQSAPIYLAGLARAGTTLRENRAVHALARLLLHGTFDNIQSSWVKLGEEGSRAVLQGGVNDIGGTLMEETISRMAGAANGSYKTISDMRAMVEPLGRPLRQRTTGYGTPSAERIAAADASDGVATAVRKPLLPLLTP
- a CDS encoding HalD/BesD family halogenase; the encoded protein is MSTSVAPLEMVDTDRYPLTAPGSPAWLATVGRTRADLADAGCSVLTDFIRPELREVLRTECAGLEPHAYTKIEQVNAYNTAIGAPLPEGHPGRTIMERGNAFVARDHIPASSIISRLYTSPLFQRFVADCFGLPELHELADPLSGLTLNVIAPGRAHPWHFDTNSYTVSLLTQGAAEGGTFEHCPNIRSAAEENFAAVRSVLAGDGAYPVQRLALRPGDLQLFQGRFALHRVSTVKGGIARHSAIFAYSERPGTVGSAERTRQLFGRVLPAHLAGRTDRGDELLD
- a CDS encoding alpha/beta hydrolase; translated protein: MTATDPSTRPRIGPPVPYDPELAAALAVVRAEMPRLDSFESLAVVREAVASRQLPLEDLTADGTIELWEVEADGPDGPVPAIVGRPAGVTTAVPVLYWLHGGGMVLGGNRGRDLLFLKQYARELGLAFVAIDYRVAPEHPHPAPVEDCYAGLKWTVEHAAEFGIDPERVLVGGASAGGGLAAAVTLLARDRNGPALLGQLLLYPMLDDRNNTPSAYQMAGAGSWDRTANNVGWTALLGDARGGPDVSPYAAPARATDLSGLPPAFLDVGSAETFRDEVITYATRLSLAGVPAEVHMWPGAFHGFDGVAPQAALSQQAREVRASWLRRVLG
- a CDS encoding helix-turn-helix domain-containing protein, giving the protein MGDTARAVALPGGRAVLAPPGDWPASSRTTAVGSAFRTQAGESSGGEPQPGRAGLGPVVPVRDLPASWAAARTALRFTAEGTEADPGPRVVEFADLGGLAVLAEAVSPSTQPVADVEAVEKARAAAPWVLQTLVAVAGAASLRAAATALTLHHSTLQERLTHAEHLLGWPVRTPPGRLRLQLALALWRLHRNP
- a CDS encoding choline/carnitine O-acyltransferase; amino-acid sequence: MIVSSPEWSTRTFGNEDRLPRVPVPTLPDSGRRFLEWCAPLLTPEELAETEAAVAEFLAPGSPAHELQAALVEYDGSPGVHSWLDTFWPYRYLGRRDRIALNANFFFLFQDSPLGQVERAAELAAAAVDYKLRVDDELLPPVLVRGAPQSMVQHKFLFSATRIPGAVLDTVRTPYREGWAGPSHERHIVVFHRNTPFRLDVLAEDGRPYSPEQIADGLRAIVKGDHATDVAAGHFTTKARAEWAASRAALIEAGNGEALETIETALFCLCLDEFTPSTALEACDRLLHGDSGNRWFDKAVSLVVFEDGTAGINVEHCELDGTTILGFTDALLSGAREPREAADGVPGFEPIEFTLTDALREDARAAAEAFKAYADATATEAVSFDFGANRAKELGMSPDAFAQMSYQLAHRRAKGLTGATYESIATRQFQHGRTEAMRVVTPEVVRFADVLTDENASTDEKRKALRAAAAKHVARAKECQAGDAPEQHLWELQLIAQRRGDTETPALYTSPGWLKMRADYLSTSSAPSVNIQYFGFGSTSPQCIGVAYVLLPDRWNIYLSTPKHVSAEMYRFADELARAVRELQELLATE